A section of the Desulfuromonas acetoxidans DSM 684 genome encodes:
- the rplT gene encoding 50S ribosomal protein L20 gives MPRVKRGFKARRRRNKVLKLAKGYRGARSKLFRSATEAVDRALNYAYRDRRVKKRDFRALWIARINAAARQNGLNYSRLVHGLKQAEVGLDRKVLAEIAVTDPAAFTAVVEKAKAQIQ, from the coding sequence ATGCCGAGAGTAAAAAGAGGTTTCAAAGCGAGACGTAGACGTAACAAGGTTCTTAAACTGGCCAAAGGTTACCGTGGAGCACGCAGCAAGTTGTTTCGCAGTGCCACAGAAGCCGTTGACCGGGCCCTGAATTATGCCTACCGTGACCGTCGTGTCAAAAAACGGGACTTCCGTGCCTTATGGATTGCCCGTATTAACGCTGCGGCACGCCAGAATGGTTTGAACTACAGCCGTCTGGTTCATGGTCTCAAACAGGCTGAGGTCGGCCTTGACCGTAAAGTGCTTGCCGAGATCGCAGTAACGGATCCCGCTGCATTCACAGCCGTTGTAGAAAAAGCCAAGGCTCAGATCCAGTAA
- the pheS gene encoding phenylalanine--tRNA ligase subunit alpha, which translates to MKEKLEAMLIAAKQALADAVDETALQDVRVRFLGKKGELTAIMKGMGGLSSEERPVVGAVANRVKDELSETFEQRLAVLKQHAIAQKLANEKIDVSLPGRRSLVGSKHPVTLVTEELIEIFSSLGFCVAEGPEVEQDFYNFEALNIPKDHPARDMQDTFYINDEVVLRTHTSPVQIRSMIKQKPPVRVIAPGTVYRRDSDITHSPMFHQIEGFMVDENITFGDLKGILTTFIQECFGKSVGVRFRPSFFPFTEPSAEVDIQCVICGGKGCRVCKNSGWLEILGSGMIDPEVFKSVNYDSERYSGFAFGMGLERIAMLKYGVNDLRLFFENDVRFLRQF; encoded by the coding sequence ATGAAGGAAAAACTCGAAGCAATGTTGATCGCTGCTAAGCAGGCACTGGCTGATGCTGTAGATGAAACGGCTCTCCAGGATGTTCGTGTTCGGTTCTTGGGTAAAAAAGGTGAATTGACGGCTATCATGAAGGGGATGGGAGGCTTGTCATCTGAAGAACGTCCCGTTGTCGGTGCGGTTGCTAACCGGGTCAAAGACGAATTATCCGAAACATTCGAGCAGCGCCTTGCGGTATTGAAACAACACGCGATTGCGCAAAAGCTGGCTAATGAGAAGATTGATGTCTCACTTCCTGGTCGCCGCAGTTTGGTCGGTTCAAAACATCCCGTCACCCTGGTGACTGAAGAGTTGATTGAGATTTTTTCCTCGTTGGGTTTCTGTGTTGCTGAAGGTCCTGAAGTTGAACAGGATTTTTATAATTTTGAAGCGTTGAATATCCCCAAGGATCATCCTGCCCGAGATATGCAGGATACGTTTTATATTAACGATGAGGTGGTTCTGAGGACCCATACCTCACCTGTCCAGATACGTTCGATGATTAAGCAGAAGCCTCCTGTGCGCGTTATCGCCCCGGGAACGGTCTACCGTCGCGATTCTGATATCACCCACAGCCCGATGTTTCACCAGATTGAAGGCTTTATGGTGGATGAAAACATCACCTTTGGTGATCTGAAGGGGATTCTGACTACCTTCATTCAGGAGTGCTTTGGAAAGTCGGTGGGTGTGCGTTTTCGTCCGTCTTTTTTTCCGTTTACCGAGCCCAGTGCAGAAGTGGATATTCAGTGTGTGATTTGCGGAGGTAAGGGCTGCCGTGTTTGCAAGAATTCGGGTTGGTTGGAAATTCTGGGCAGCGGCATGATTGATCCCGAAGTGTTTAAATCCGTAAACTACGATTCTGAGCGTTACAGTGGTTTTGCCTTTGGTATGGGACTGGAACGGATTGCCATGTTGAAGTATGGCGTCAACGATTTGCGCTTGTTCTTTGAAAACGATGTGCGCTTTTTGCGCCAGTTTTAA
- the rpmI gene encoding 50S ribosomal protein L35, with the protein MPKIKTNRGAAKRFRKTGTGKIRRNKAFTSHILTKKTTKRKRDLRHGTIVDAADHKNISCLIPYK; encoded by the coding sequence ATGCCCAAAATTAAAACCAACCGTGGTGCTGCAAAGCGCTTTCGTAAAACCGGAACCGGAAAAATCCGTCGCAATAAGGCTTTTACCAGCCATATTCTGACAAAAAAAACCACCAAGCGTAAGCGTGACCTGCGTCATGGCACAATTGTCGATGCTGCGGATCATAAAAATATCAGTTGCCTGATTCCTTACAAGTAG